From one Streptomyces sp. N50 genomic stretch:
- a CDS encoding TetR family transcriptional regulator, producing the protein MGVRDPEATKARIFEAAVAEFARHGIAGARIDRIASEAKANKQLIYAYFGNKAELFTQVLGRSMLDLAVQLPVDPDDIEGWIDRLMDYHAAHPEVLRLLFWEGLEYGTAELPDEAERQQHYAFKVAALQDGQDRGVVSDAIPARDLLFLLVAMANWGVVVPQMRRVLVGADDTDRDRLRESIKEAARRLVAK; encoded by the coding sequence ATGGGAGTCAGAGACCCCGAGGCCACCAAGGCCCGGATCTTCGAGGCGGCGGTCGCCGAGTTCGCGCGGCACGGCATCGCGGGCGCGCGCATCGACCGCATCGCGTCCGAGGCGAAGGCCAACAAGCAGCTGATCTACGCCTACTTCGGCAACAAGGCGGAACTGTTCACGCAGGTCCTCGGCAGGTCCATGCTCGATCTGGCCGTCCAGCTCCCCGTCGACCCCGACGACATCGAGGGCTGGATCGACCGGCTCATGGACTACCACGCGGCCCACCCCGAAGTCCTGCGCCTCCTCTTCTGGGAGGGCCTGGAGTACGGCACCGCCGAACTGCCCGACGAGGCCGAGCGCCAGCAGCACTACGCGTTCAAGGTCGCCGCGCTCCAGGACGGCCAGGACCGGGGTGTCGTGAGCGACGCGATCCCGGCCCGCGACCTCCTCTTCCTGCTGGTCGCGATGGCCAACTGGGGTGTCGTCGTACCGCAGATGCGCCGCGTCCTGGTGGGCGCGGACGACACGGACCGGGACCGGCTCCGCGAGTCGATCAAGGAGGCGGCGCGCAGGCTGGTTGCCAAGTAG
- a CDS encoding lipid-transfer protein: protein MSARTRDTLGGQAAIVGIGATEFSKDSGRSELRLAVEAVRAALDDAGLTPADVDGMVTFTMDTNPEITVAQACGIGELSFFSRVHYGGGAACATVQQAALAVAAGIAEVVVCYRAFNERSGRRFGSGVTHREPSAEGAALGWALPFGLLTPASWVAMAAQRYLHTYGLTPEVFGQVAVVDRKYAATNPAAYFHGRPITLAEHAASRWIVEPLRLLDCCQETDGAQAIVVTSVERARDLPRPPAVIAAAAQGAGRAQEQMTSFYRDDLTGLPEMGVVARQLWRTAGLGPEDLDVAILYDHFTPFVLMQLEEFGFCGKGEAADFVAEERLPINTHGGQLGEAYLHGMNGIAEGVRQVRGTAVNQIPGAGRVLVTAGTGVPTSGLILTGFTEPAT, encoded by the coding sequence ATGAGCGCCCGTACCCGCGACACCCTCGGTGGGCAGGCGGCGATCGTCGGGATAGGGGCGACGGAGTTCTCCAAGGACTCGGGGCGCAGTGAGCTGCGGCTGGCGGTCGAGGCGGTGCGGGCCGCGTTGGACGACGCGGGGCTGACGCCGGCGGACGTGGACGGGATGGTCACGTTCACGATGGACACCAACCCGGAGATCACCGTGGCCCAGGCCTGCGGGATCGGTGAGCTGTCCTTCTTCTCCCGGGTCCACTACGGCGGCGGCGCGGCCTGCGCGACCGTCCAGCAGGCGGCGCTCGCGGTGGCGGCGGGGATCGCGGAGGTGGTGGTCTGCTACCGCGCCTTCAACGAGCGATCGGGACGGAGATTCGGTTCGGGGGTGACGCACCGGGAGCCGTCGGCGGAGGGCGCGGCGCTCGGCTGGGCGCTGCCGTTCGGGCTGCTCACGCCGGCGTCGTGGGTGGCGATGGCGGCGCAGCGGTATCTGCACACGTACGGCCTCACCCCGGAGGTGTTCGGGCAGGTGGCGGTGGTGGACCGCAAGTACGCGGCGACGAACCCGGCGGCGTACTTCCACGGCAGACCGATCACGCTAGCCGAGCACGCGGCGTCGCGGTGGATCGTGGAGCCGTTGCGGTTGCTGGACTGCTGCCAGGAGACGGACGGGGCGCAGGCGATCGTCGTCACGTCGGTGGAGCGGGCCCGCGACCTGCCGCGTCCGCCCGCCGTCATCGCGGCGGCGGCGCAGGGGGCCGGGCGGGCGCAGGAGCAGATGACCAGTTTCTACCGCGACGATCTGACCGGCCTGCCGGAGATGGGCGTGGTCGCGCGGCAGTTGTGGCGGACGGCGGGGCTGGGTCCTGAGGACCTGGACGTGGCGATCCTGTACGACCACTTCACGCCGTTCGTGCTGATGCAGCTGGAGGAGTTCGGGTTCTGCGGGAAGGGGGAGGCGGCGGACTTCGTTGCCGAGGAGCGGCTGCCGATCAACACACACGGGGGACAGCTCGGGGAGGCGTATCTGCACGGGATGAACGGGATCGCGGAGGGCGTCCGCCAGGTGCGGGGCACTGCCGTGAACCAGATACCGGGTGCCGGGCGGGTCCTGGTGACGGCGGGGACGGGGGTGCCGACATCGGGGCTGATACTCACGGGCTTCACGGAGCCTGCGACCTAG
- a CDS encoding long-chain fatty acid--CoA ligase yields MSPREDAVLSTMQDVPLLISRILTHGSTVHGTSQVISWTGEGEPQRRSFAEVGARSAQLAHALREDLGVVDGERTATLMWNNAEHVEAYFAIPAMGAVLHTLNLRLPAGQLEWIVNHAADRVVIVNGSLIPLLAPLLPELPTVEHIVVSGPGDRTPLDGAHARVHEYEDLIAGKPTTYDWPELDERQAAAMCYTSGTTGDPKGVIFSHRSIYLHSMQVNMTQSMGLTDQDTSLVVVPQFHVNAWGLPHATFMTGVNMLMPDRFLQPAPLAEMIESQRPTHAAAVPTIWQGLLAELTAKPRDVSSLTQVTIGGSACPPALMAAFDKLGMRVCHAWGMTETSPLGTVSRPPAEAVGTDREFEYRLTQGRFPASVEARLSGPGGERLPWDGESAGELEVRGPWIAGAYYNGPDAEPLRPADKFSEDGWLKTGDVGTISPDGFLTLTDRAKDVIKSGGEWISSVDLENALMSHPDITEAAVVAVPDEKWGERPLATVVLREGSTADFESLRAFLASDICKIAKWQLPERWTIIESVPKTSVGKFDKKVLRRRYAEGDLDVTKL; encoded by the coding sequence ATGTCGCCCCGGGAGGACGCCGTGCTGAGCACCATGCAGGACGTACCGCTGCTGATCTCCAGGATCCTGACCCACGGGTCGACGGTCCACGGAACATCGCAGGTGATCAGCTGGACCGGTGAGGGAGAGCCGCAGCGCCGTTCCTTCGCGGAGGTCGGTGCCCGCTCGGCCCAACTGGCGCACGCCCTCCGGGAGGACCTCGGGGTGGTGGACGGCGAGCGCACGGCCACGCTGATGTGGAACAACGCCGAACACGTCGAGGCCTACTTCGCGATCCCCGCCATGGGCGCGGTGCTGCACACCCTCAACCTCCGCCTTCCGGCAGGCCAGTTGGAGTGGATCGTCAACCACGCGGCGGACCGGGTGGTGATCGTCAACGGTTCGCTGATCCCGTTGCTCGCGCCCCTGCTGCCCGAGCTGCCGACGGTCGAGCACATCGTCGTCTCCGGCCCCGGCGACCGCACCCCCCTCGACGGCGCCCACGCGCGCGTGCACGAGTACGAGGACCTCATCGCCGGCAAGCCGACCACGTACGACTGGCCCGAGCTGGACGAACGCCAGGCCGCCGCGATGTGCTACACCTCCGGCACGACGGGCGACCCCAAGGGGGTCATCTTCAGCCACCGTTCGATCTACCTGCACTCCATGCAGGTCAACATGACCCAGTCGATGGGACTCACGGACCAGGACACCTCCCTGGTCGTAGTCCCCCAATTCCACGTCAACGCCTGGGGGTTGCCGCACGCCACCTTCATGACCGGCGTGAACATGCTGATGCCGGACCGCTTCCTGCAGCCCGCTCCCCTCGCCGAGATGATCGAGAGCCAGCGCCCGACGCACGCGGCCGCCGTCCCCACCATCTGGCAGGGCCTGCTCGCCGAACTGACCGCCAAGCCCCGCGACGTCTCCTCGCTCACCCAGGTCACCATCGGCGGTTCGGCCTGCCCGCCCGCCCTCATGGCGGCCTTCGACAAGCTGGGCATGCGGGTCTGCCACGCCTGGGGCATGACGGAGACGTCCCCGCTGGGCACGGTCTCGCGCCCGCCGGCCGAGGCGGTCGGCACGGACCGGGAGTTCGAGTACCGGCTGACACAGGGCCGTTTCCCGGCGAGCGTCGAGGCCCGCCTCTCCGGTCCCGGCGGCGAACGGCTCCCCTGGGACGGCGAGTCCGCGGGCGAGCTGGAGGTGCGCGGCCCGTGGATCGCCGGCGCGTACTACAACGGCCCGGACGCCGAACCCCTGCGCCCCGCCGACAAGTTCAGCGAGGACGGCTGGCTCAAGACGGGTGACGTAGGCACCATCTCCCCCGACGGCTTCCTCACCCTCACCGACCGCGCCAAGGACGTCATCAAGTCCGGCGGCGAGTGGATCTCCTCCGTCGACCTGGAGAACGCCCTGATGTCCCACCCGGACATCACCGAGGCCGCCGTGGTCGCCGTACCGGACGAGAAGTGGGGCGAGCGTCCGTTGGCGACCGTCGTCCTCCGCGAGGGCTCCACCGCCGACTTCGAGTCCCTGCGCGCCTTCCTCGCCTCCGACATCTGCAAGATCGCCAAGTGGCAGCTCCCGGAACGCTGGACGATCATCGAGTCGGTCCCGAAGACGAGCGTCGGCAAGTTCGACAAGAAGGTGCTGCGCAGGCGGTACGCCGAGGGCGACCTGGACGTCACCAAGCTCTGA
- a CDS encoding MFS transporter — protein sequence MSSATIAQTSVARPVPTAADRLFLVLIAVCTAVTAANIYLAGPLLPLIAHDFGSTPSAVAWIASVAQFGYATGLLFFAPLGDRVNRRPLVAALSVATTAALLVGAAAPGTAALAVAVFVAAAATVVPQLLVPLVAERAPAHHRARHVAAVIAGLFTGIVAARVVGSLVGQAYGWRVVFIGSAALTLVLGLATAYVLPSEKRRGSGPLFAGLAALPGLVRTSPDLWRACLRQAGMFGAWSALWTTLALLLTGTTSGSYGFSTATAGLFGLFGLAASAVAPLAGGFVDRFGAGKVVRSAYVLAAVSVPLFWLGGHVLWALFVAAIAIHAALVASHVANQTLALTTTSTPATANTAYVVAGFTGGALASSLAGPAFSHWGWGGVCVVAGVWLVIGWGSTAAGGRRR from the coding sequence ATGTCCTCGGCAACCATCGCGCAGACGTCGGTCGCGAGGCCGGTCCCCACGGCCGCCGACCGTCTCTTCCTCGTCCTCATCGCCGTCTGTACCGCCGTGACGGCCGCGAACATCTATCTCGCGGGCCCGCTGCTCCCCCTCATCGCGCACGACTTCGGCTCGACCCCGTCCGCCGTGGCGTGGATCGCGTCGGTCGCGCAGTTCGGCTACGCCACCGGCCTCCTCTTCTTCGCGCCGCTCGGCGACCGCGTGAACCGGCGCCCGCTGGTCGCCGCCCTCTCCGTGGCCACCACGGCGGCCCTGCTCGTCGGCGCGGCGGCCCCCGGCACGGCCGCCCTCGCGGTCGCCGTGTTCGTCGCGGCCGCCGCGACCGTCGTACCGCAACTCCTCGTCCCGCTGGTCGCCGAACGCGCCCCCGCCCACCACCGCGCCCGCCATGTCGCGGCGGTCATAGCGGGCCTGTTCACGGGAATCGTGGCCGCGCGGGTCGTCGGCAGCCTGGTCGGCCAGGCCTACGGCTGGCGGGTCGTCTTCATCGGCTCGGCCGCCCTCACGCTCGTCCTCGGCCTGGCCACCGCGTACGTCCTCCCGTCGGAGAAGCGCCGCGGCTCCGGCCCGCTGTTCGCCGGCCTCGCCGCCCTGCCCGGCCTGGTCCGCACCTCGCCCGACCTGTGGCGCGCGTGCCTGCGGCAGGCGGGGATGTTCGGCGCGTGGAGCGCCCTGTGGACGACCCTCGCCCTGCTCCTGACGGGCACGACGAGCGGTTCCTACGGCTTCTCGACCGCGACTGCCGGGCTGTTCGGGCTCTTCGGGCTGGCGGCCAGCGCGGTGGCTCCGCTCGCGGGCGGGTTCGTCGACCGGTTCGGGGCGGGGAAGGTCGTACGGTCCGCGTATGTGCTCGCGGCGGTGTCCGTGCCGCTGTTCTGGCTGGGCGGGCACGTCCTGTGGGCCCTGTTCGTCGCCGCGATCGCGATCCACGCGGCCCTGGTCGCCTCCCACGTCGCCAACCAGACCCTCGCCCTCACCACCACCTCCACCCCGGCGACCGCCAACACCGCGTATGTCGTCGCCGGGTTCACCGGGGGCGCGCTCGCTTCGTCGCTGGCGGGGCCGGCGTTCAGTCATTGGGGCTGGGGCGGGGTGTGTGTGGTGGCGGGGGTGTGGCTGGTGATCGGGTGGGGGTCGACGGCTGCGGGCGGGCGGCGACGGTGA
- a CDS encoding MaoC family dehydratase produces the protein MRAGEELPPLEIEITRTLIVAGAVASRDYQDVHHDAEAARQKGSPDIFMNILTTNGLVGRYITDHFGPGAILRKVAIRLGAPNYPGDTMVLTGRIEEADGDTATVRVLGANGIGRHVTGTVTVTVPTVSGEAGT, from the coding sequence ATGAGGGCGGGTGAGGAGTTGCCACCGCTGGAGATCGAGATCACCCGCACCCTGATCGTCGCCGGGGCGGTTGCCTCCCGGGACTACCAGGACGTGCACCACGACGCGGAGGCGGCACGGCAGAAGGGCTCCCCCGACATCTTCATGAACATCCTGACGACGAACGGACTGGTCGGCCGCTACATCACGGACCACTTCGGCCCGGGAGCGATCCTCCGCAAGGTGGCCATACGGCTCGGCGCGCCCAACTACCCGGGCGACACGATGGTGTTGACGGGGCGGATCGAGGAGGCGGACGGCGACACCGCGACCGTGCGCGTGCTCGGGGCGAACGGCATCGGCAGGCATGTGACCGGCACGGTGACGGTGACCGTACCGACCGTATCGGGGGAGGCCGGGACATGA
- a CDS encoding PAS domain-containing protein — MSSRPSRGAARLAAILDALPDALVLVNANGTVVNANTIALEAFEAPGTALVGRGLLDLLPEFDSRLIPGSMRRPDSMDPRGRTKPTRMTARRTDGSEFPVEVTSANLEDGQQAYDGYGYTSDELLMLVVRDLSGTVDTEAELARSQRQTEMILRAAAEGVVGTDTDGRVVLVNPAAAQILGYRASDLGGKELHTLVLHSRADGSPFPYAESPLADTLRSGRKHRVRGQVLFAKNGDRVSVDLTTAPVRDGDQLVGAVMTFTDRRPYDSLAEEKDAADKLHRDELERLDEEHASELTSLRQKHITELEELQERHEEELAANEERYAALGEREKDRFEELAGRHEQLLTLLGRSLRGPLDELRRELAALAADDAGQLWPEANQVLHHLSAGYSRITQLIDNVLGYQRLETGDGELARTKVMLDAVVAAGVDGAVELIGPGRVQFAVHAPPIEAEVDPGLLATALAHLVADVAGVDATGNSPVSAGGYMDNTVVVAAAQRGEVVRIEVRGPYAGGDPVHEPIVRGIVRAHGGVLQTHDVPGMSGSAYVLEVPIGGGAGAVAAPAATGGGAELALAEPASGSNGRRRARRSSVDAFLESEVPGADDTGGSGGPGGEAAVPTGRRRRRAGDESAAAEAGGDGASSGTGRRRGRAAEGAAGDDSDSVSGGVSEGAVMTAAEHAAGTAASGTGLGGTVSPRGVPAGGERQALPAAALPAGGSADDSGGADDSGGEDGQPTGRRRRALAAAAERAAAQEAGARTVFALPPAEADRTPDVSAATAAQAPGVAQAPGVPVAPGVPVAPGVPVAPGQVPGGVPGGHPGDDGRHDAVPVDQGDDHTPPQPHPASAPTGRRRRAVAQPQPQPQAQAQVQQQVQAQGGESASVQAGVGVQGQGQPGAVVPAQGTAGQGQPGVPARVGAGQQQGVAQAGVGQAVGGQAVAGQPGAAVRLAPAQGLSGPGQAPAGQPLPAEAVPGQGIPAQGNPGQPVAPQGIQGQGHPGQPVSPQGIPGQAAPGVPGQPIPPQGIPGQAVPAQGLPAQGTQGQPVSPHGIPGQVAPVQGQSGEPVPPQALPAAAPAPVAANGAETAVAPNAAPDPQPNPNTPAPGTPVPAQARAAQPLPAEAAAPIDPNSTQGRAISVRTLGQGVPFTRQAAQVQVPVATPTPPPHQSGGRRRKLGTRPETAAGVAEQSERAQPSMAGQSRLAQMTEGAGRSYAIGAPDENAAEGPEPLDGPGGAVEIADTPRPQPLDDELPPEPLDNPRRLLVWPAPDVTTTQALSDRGYRPVIVHSREEVDAQIAAFPAALFVDPLTGPITRTALQSLRQAAVAAEVPVLVTAGLGQATREAAYGADPAVLLKALAPRDSEQHPPRVLLIEEHAEIALALTATLERRGMQVARAASDADAVTLAGQLRPNLVVMDLLQVHKRRAGIVDWLRANGQLNRTPLVVYTAAVDQADLPRLASGETVLFLAERSTSTEVQSRIVDLLARIGTN, encoded by the coding sequence GTGAGCAGCAGGCCATCCCGAGGCGCTGCTCGCCTCGCAGCCATACTCGACGCGCTCCCGGACGCGTTGGTCCTGGTCAACGCCAACGGGACCGTCGTCAACGCGAACACCATCGCGCTGGAGGCCTTCGAGGCGCCGGGCACCGCGCTCGTCGGGCGCGGACTGCTGGACCTGCTGCCGGAGTTCGACTCCCGGCTCATCCCGGGTTCCATGCGCCGCCCCGACTCGATGGACCCGCGCGGCCGGACCAAGCCCACCCGCATGACCGCCCGCCGCACCGACGGCTCCGAGTTCCCCGTCGAAGTCACCAGCGCCAACCTCGAAGACGGCCAGCAGGCCTACGACGGCTACGGCTACACCTCCGACGAGCTCCTGATGCTCGTCGTGCGCGACCTCTCCGGGACCGTGGACACCGAGGCCGAGCTGGCCCGTTCGCAGCGGCAGACCGAGATGATCCTGCGCGCGGCCGCCGAGGGCGTCGTAGGGACGGACACGGACGGGCGGGTCGTGCTCGTCAATCCGGCCGCCGCGCAGATCCTCGGGTACCGCGCCAGTGATCTCGGCGGCAAGGAACTGCACACGCTGGTGCTGCACTCGCGGGCGGACGGCTCCCCGTTCCCGTACGCCGAGTCGCCGCTCGCCGACACCCTGCGGTCCGGGCGCAAGCACCGGGTTCGCGGGCAGGTGCTGTTCGCCAAGAACGGGGACCGGGTCTCCGTCGACCTCACCACCGCGCCCGTGCGCGACGGCGACCAACTCGTCGGCGCCGTGATGACGTTCACCGACCGGCGGCCGTACGACTCGCTCGCCGAGGAGAAGGACGCCGCCGACAAGCTGCACCGGGACGAGCTGGAGCGGCTCGACGAAGAACACGCCTCCGAACTGACCTCGCTGCGCCAGAAGCACATCACCGAGCTGGAAGAGCTCCAGGAGCGGCACGAGGAGGAACTCGCCGCGAACGAGGAGCGGTACGCCGCGCTCGGGGAGCGGGAGAAGGACCGCTTCGAGGAGCTGGCCGGACGGCACGAGCAACTCCTCACGCTGCTCGGGCGGTCGTTGCGCGGCCCCCTCGACGAACTGCGCCGCGAACTGGCCGCGTTGGCCGCCGATGACGCGGGGCAGCTGTGGCCCGAGGCGAATCAGGTTCTGCATCATCTGTCGGCCGGGTACTCGCGCATCACGCAGCTCATCGACAACGTCCTCGGGTACCAGCGGCTGGAGACCGGCGACGGGGAGCTCGCCCGTACGAAGGTGATGCTGGACGCGGTGGTAGCCGCCGGTGTCGACGGGGCCGTGGAGCTGATCGGGCCCGGGCGGGTGCAGTTCGCCGTGCATGCCCCGCCCATCGAGGCCGAGGTCGATCCCGGGCTGCTCGCGACCGCGCTCGCGCATCTCGTCGCGGATGTCGCGGGGGTCGACGCGACCGGCAACTCGCCCGTTTCTGCGGGCGGTTACATGGACAACACGGTCGTCGTGGCGGCCGCGCAGCGCGGTGAGGTCGTACGGATCGAGGTGCGCGGGCCGTATGCCGGGGGAGACCCGGTGCACGAGCCGATCGTGCGCGGGATCGTGCGGGCGCACGGTGGGGTGCTGCAGACGCACGACGTGCCCGGGATGAGCGGCAGCGCGTATGTGCTGGAGGTGCCCATCGGGGGCGGGGCCGGGGCCGTCGCGGCTCCGGCCGCTACCGGTGGCGGCGCCGAACTCGCCCTGGCCGAGCCCGCGTCGGGCAGCAACGGGCGGCGGCGGGCCCGGCGTTCCTCCGTGGACGCGTTCCTGGAGAGCGAGGTGCCGGGGGCCGATGACACGGGTGGTTCCGGTGGCCCCGGTGGTGAGGCCGCCGTGCCCACCGGGCGGCGCAGGAGGCGGGCGGGCGATGAGTCGGCCGCTGCGGAGGCCGGCGGTGACGGGGCGTCCAGCGGTACCGGGCGGCGGCGTGGACGGGCGGCCGAGGGTGCGGCCGGGGACGACTCGGACAGTGTGTCCGGGGGTGTCTCCGAGGGCGCTGTGATGACGGCGGCGGAGCATGCCGCCGGGACCGCGGCTTCGGGTACGGGACTGGGTGGCACCGTGTCGCCGCGCGGTGTGCCCGCAGGTGGTGAGCGGCAGGCGTTGCCGGCCGCCGCGTTGCCCGCGGGCGGCTCGGCCGATGACTCCGGTGGTGCTGACGACTCCGGTGGCGAGGACGGGCAGCCGACCGGGCGTCGGCGCCGGGCCCTGGCTGCCGCGGCCGAGCGGGCCGCCGCGCAGGAGGCGGGGGCGCGGACCGTGTTCGCGTTGCCGCCGGCCGAGGCCGATCGGACGCCGGACGTTTCTGCGGCTACGGCCGCGCAGGCGCCGGGAGTTGCACAGGCTCCGGGGGTTCCGGTTGCGCCTGGGGTTCCGGTTGCGCCCGGGGTTCCGGTTGCGCCTGGGCAGGTTCCCGGGGGTGTTCCTGGTGGGCATCCCGGTGATGACGGGCGGCACGATGCCGTTCCGGTCGATCAGGGTGACGATCACACTCCGCCTCAGCCTCATCCCGCGAGCGCGCCAACTGGGCGGCGGCGTCGGGCTGTTGCTCAGCCGCAGCCGCAGCCGCAGGCTCAGGCTCAGGTTCAGCAGCAAGTTCAGGCGCAGGGTGGGGAGTCCGCCTCGGTTCAGGCCGGCGTCGGGGTGCAGGGGCAGGGGCAACCCGGTGCGGTGGTTCCGGCGCAGGGGACGGCCGGGCAGGGGCAGCCGGGGGTGCCGGCTCGGGTCGGTGCCGGGCAGCAACAGGGCGTTGCGCAGGCGGGAGTTGGGCAGGCAGTGGGGGGTCAGGCGGTTGCCGGGCAGCCCGGTGCCGCTGTGCGGCTTGCCCCCGCGCAGGGGCTTTCCGGCCCGGGGCAGGCTCCGGCGGGGCAGCCGTTGCCGGCCGAGGCGGTTCCCGGGCAGGGGATTCCGGCTCAGGGGAACCCCGGGCAGCCGGTCGCGCCGCAGGGGATCCAGGGGCAGGGACATCCCGGCCAGCCTGTCTCGCCTCAGGGGATCCCGGGGCAAGCCGCTCCCGGTGTTCCCGGTCAGCCGATTCCGCCGCAGGGGATTCCCGGTCAGGCCGTGCCCGCGCAAGGGCTTCCGGCTCAGGGGACCCAGGGGCAACCCGTCTCCCCGCACGGCATCCCCGGTCAAGTCGCCCCCGTGCAGGGGCAGTCCGGTGAGCCGGTGCCGCCGCAGGCGCTGCCCGCCGCGGCTCCGGCACCCGTAGCGGCGAACGGCGCCGAGACCGCCGTAGCGCCGAACGCGGCCCCGGATCCGCAGCCGAATCCGAACACGCCCGCACCCGGGACTCCCGTACCCGCGCAGGCACGTGCCGCTCAGCCGCTTCCCGCTGAAGCCGCCGCGCCCATTGACCCCAACTCCACTCAGGGGCGGGCGATCAGTGTGCGGACGCTGGGGCAGGGGGTGCCGTTCACGCGGCAGGCCGCTCAGGTGCAGGTGCCTGTCGCCACGCCTACGCCTCCGCCGCATCAATCGGGCGGTCGGCGACGGAAGTTGGGGACCCGGCCCGAAACCGCCGCCGGGGTGGCGGAGCAGAGTGAGCGGGCTCAGCCCTCCATGGCCGGGCAGTCCCGGCTCGCGCAGATGACCGAGGGGGCCGGGCGGTCGTACGCCATAGGAGCACCGGACGAGAACGCGGCCGAGGGGCCGGAGCCGTTGGACGGGCCGGGCGGTGCCGTCGAGATCGCGGATACGCCTAGGCCGCAGCCGCTCGACGACGAGCTGCCGCCCGAGCCGCTCGACAATCCGCGTCGGCTGCTCGTGTGGCCCGCGCCGGACGTGACGACCACGCAGGCGCTGAGCGACCGCGGGTACCGGCCCGTCATCGTGCACTCGCGCGAGGAGGTCGACGCGCAGATCGCCGCGTTCCCGGCGGCGCTGTTCGTGGACCCGTTGACCGGGCCGATCACGCGGACCGCGCTTCAGTCGTTGCGGCAGGCGGCCGTCGCGGCCGAGGTGCCGGTGCTCGTGACCGCCGGGCTCGGGCAGGCCACGCGTGAGGCGGCCTACGGTGCCGATCCCGCCGTTCTGTTGAAGGCGCTGGCGCCTCGGGACAGTGAGCAGCATCCGCCGCGGGTGCTGCTGATCGAGGAGCACGCGGAGATCGCGCTGGCGCTGACGGCGACGCTGGAGCGGCGCGGGATGCAGGTGGCCCGGGCCGCGAGCGACGCGGACGCGGTGACGCTGGCGGGGCAGCTGCGGCCCAATCTGGTGGTCATGGACCTGTTGCAGGTGCACAAGCGGCGGGCCGGGATCGTCGACTGGCTGCGCGCGAACGGGCAGCTCAACCGCACCCCGCTCGTCGTGTACACGGCCGCGGTGGACCAGGCCGACCTGCCTCGGCTGGCGTCGGGTGAGACGGTGCTCTTCCTCGCCGAGCGGTCGACGAGTACGGAGGTCCAGTCGCGGATCGTGGATCTGTTGGCACGGATCGGTACCAACTAG
- a CDS encoding SigE family RNA polymerase sigma factor, whose translation MRARQPVLLRTARSLTANACDAEDLLQTALTKTYVAWERIEDHRALDGYVRRALLNTRTSQWRKRKVDEFACDELPEPEAVGGAEDPAEQQALHDAMWRAIAKLPERQRAMVVLRYYEDLSEVQTAEVLGVSVGTVKSAVSRALGKLREDPELVLAR comes from the coding sequence ATGAGGGCCAGGCAGCCCGTGCTGCTGCGCACCGCGCGGTCGCTGACCGCGAACGCGTGTGACGCCGAGGACCTGTTGCAGACCGCGCTGACCAAGACGTACGTAGCCTGGGAGCGGATCGAGGACCACCGCGCGCTGGACGGTTACGTCCGCCGCGCGCTGCTGAACACGCGGACCTCGCAGTGGCGCAAGCGCAAGGTCGACGAGTTCGCGTGCGACGAGCTGCCCGAGCCGGAGGCGGTCGGCGGCGCGGAGGACCCGGCCGAGCAGCAGGCGTTGCACGACGCGATGTGGCGGGCGATCGCGAAGCTGCCGGAGCGGCAGCGGGCGATGGTCGTCCTCAGGTACTACGAGGACCTCAGCGAGGTCCAGACGGCCGAGGTGCTCGGGGTGTCCGTGGGCACGGTGAAGTCGGCGGTGTCGCGGGCGCTCGGCAAGCTGCGCGAGGACCCGGAGCTGGTTCTCGCCCGCTAG